From one Butyricimonas faecihominis genomic stretch:
- a CDS encoding HU family DNA-binding protein encodes MNIKYLKKMTKADIVNEISRTTGIEKAAVQTTVEAFMEAIKGSVIDGKNVYLRGFGSFVVKKRAEKTARNISKNVTIKIPEHFIPSFKPSKSFVNQVKDQVK; translated from the coding sequence TTGAATATTAAATACTTAAAGAAAATGACAAAGGCGGACATCGTGAATGAAATTTCAAGAACCACTGGTATCGAGAAAGCTGCGGTACAAACTACAGTTGAAGCTTTTATGGAAGCAATCAAAGGTTCTGTGATTGATGGAAAAAATGTATATTTAAGAGGTTTTGGAAGTTTTGTAGTGAAAAAGAGAGCTGAGAAAACCGCTCGTAATATTTCTAAAAATGTAACGATCAAGATTCCTGAACACTTTATTCCTTCGTTCAAGCCTTCGAAGAGTTTCGTCAATCAGGTGAAAGATCAAGTAAAATAA
- a CDS encoding Lrp/AsnC family transcriptional regulator — protein MSAKYQIDDIDRKILSHLVKNARIPFLEIARECGISGAAIHQRVKKMEDSGIIEGSRFIVKPDALGFGVCAFIGVILDHAHTYKTVVKEIESIPEVTECHFITGGFTFLIKLRCNDHQHLMDILINTLQNIPGIAKTETFISLDQLIEKQIALSPQDK, from the coding sequence ATGAGTGCAAAATATCAAATTGATGACATCGATCGCAAGATCTTGTCTCATCTTGTAAAAAATGCAAGAATCCCCTTTTTGGAAATAGCCCGGGAATGTGGCATATCCGGAGCCGCCATCCACCAACGCGTGAAAAAGATGGAAGACTCCGGTATTATCGAAGGTTCCCGTTTTATCGTGAAACCCGATGCGCTTGGTTTTGGTGTATGCGCTTTTATCGGGGTTATCCTTGACCACGCTCACACCTACAAGACTGTCGTGAAAGAGATTGAAAGCATCCCGGAAGTTACAGAATGTCACTTTATCACGGGCGGTTTTACCTTTTTGATTAAATTAAGATGTAATGATCACCAACATTTGATGGATATTCTGATCAACACGTTACAGAACATCCCCGGTATCGCTAAAACCGAAACATTCATCTCCTTGGATCAGCTTATCGAGAAACAGATAGCCCTATCCCCACAGGACAAATAG
- a CDS encoding single-stranded DNA-binding protein, with protein MVNKVILIGNVGADPDVKYLEGGVAVARFSLATSEVYNNKNGERVTQTEWHNIVLWRNLAQIAEKYVRKGMMLYIEGRIRTRSWDDQNGVKRYTTEIYGDNFQMLSRKQDNGDKPQDTHMPQAPDLSGGDDSDDLPF; from the coding sequence ATGGTAAACAAAGTTATTCTTATCGGTAATGTCGGGGCTGACCCGGACGTAAAATATCTCGAAGGAGGTGTTGCCGTGGCAAGATTCAGCCTTGCCACGTCGGAGGTGTACAATAATAAAAACGGAGAACGTGTAACTCAAACCGAATGGCACAATATCGTTCTCTGGCGGAATCTGGCTCAAATAGCCGAAAAATACGTTCGCAAGGGGATGATGCTTTACATCGAGGGACGTATCAGAACCCGTTCATGGGACGACCAAAACGGGGTGAAAAGATACACGACCGAAATTTACGGGGATAATTTCCAGATGCTATCCCGGAAACAGGATAACGGGGATAAACCTCAAGACACGCACATGCCACAAGCACCCGATTTAAGCGGTGGTGACGACAGTGACGATCTCCCGTTCTGA
- a CDS encoding protein-disulfide reductase DsbD family protein codes for MKKRLLTLIFTLFVGTFSVFAQMSDPTSWTFSQKKTGDNEYALTFKATIQPGWTVYSMSTPAGGPMPTSITIEKVGEGIELVGTAEESEPSKKHDDVFGVDVWYYSNNYTITQKIKVTDPSITTVKGSVEFQACQEGACVPGEKDFAIELGNKGADKATVAAADETKDATEDDSLWLFFWVAFGSGLLAVVMPCVFPMIPMTVSFFMHGDSNKAKAKAKAIFFALSIVGIYTALGLIISFLLGPGFINWLSTNWLPNICFFIIFMIFAASFFGAFEIVLPSWLVNKSDKQADKGGYIGAFFMAFTLVLVSFSCTAPIVGTVLVEAARGSVLRPIIGMLGFSIAVALPFGFFSFFPSKLSNLPKSGGWLNAVKVVLGFVEVALGFKFLMVADQTYHWGLLDREVYIAIWVAVFTLQALYLMGKIKFAHDSDLPYIGVPRLVMIIITMSFVIYLIPGMFGAPLKALAGYFPPQETIDFDINRIVRDNAKEIMKSGVQVGGTQGAASAASNEPVKYSDFLHLPHGLDGYFDYDQALKAAQAQDKPLFIDFTGHGCVNCREMEQSVWSDPRVLEMLKNDYIIVALYVDDKTKLPAEEVYVSEYDGKKKNTLGKKNTDFQIKQFESNAQPNYILLDSRKGNEKVLKPHVLQPARGYNKDRDAFVKFLQDGLKEYKARAGK; via the coding sequence ATGAAAAAGAGACTATTGACGTTGATCTTTACGTTGTTCGTGGGAACCTTTTCGGTTTTCGCTCAAATGTCTGACCCGACAAGTTGGACGTTTTCACAGAAGAAAACCGGGGATAACGAATACGCTTTAACCTTTAAAGCAACCATTCAACCCGGGTGGACGGTTTACTCCATGTCAACCCCGGCAGGTGGTCCCATGCCTACATCAATTACCATTGAGAAAGTGGGAGAGGGAATCGAATTAGTGGGTACGGCCGAGGAGAGTGAACCAAGTAAAAAGCATGATGATGTTTTCGGAGTCGATGTGTGGTATTATTCAAATAATTACACCATAACCCAAAAGATCAAAGTTACCGATCCTTCCATTACTACCGTGAAAGGAAGCGTTGAATTCCAGGCTTGTCAGGAAGGTGCTTGTGTGCCGGGAGAGAAGGACTTCGCGATTGAGTTGGGTAACAAAGGTGCAGATAAAGCTACTGTTGCTGCTGCCGATGAAACGAAGGATGCAACCGAGGATGATTCCTTGTGGTTGTTCTTCTGGGTGGCTTTTGGTAGTGGATTACTGGCAGTTGTGATGCCTTGCGTGTTCCCGATGATCCCGATGACGGTGTCATTCTTCATGCATGGGGATAGTAATAAAGCAAAAGCAAAGGCAAAAGCTATTTTCTTCGCCTTGTCTATCGTTGGTATCTATACCGCTTTAGGATTGATCATTTCGTTCTTGTTAGGACCGGGATTCATTAACTGGTTGAGTACGAACTGGCTGCCTAATATTTGTTTCTTCATTATATTTATGATCTTCGCTGCATCCTTCTTTGGTGCGTTCGAGATCGTGTTACCGTCTTGGTTGGTAAATAAATCGGATAAACAAGCTGATAAAGGTGGTTACATCGGAGCTTTCTTCATGGCATTCACGTTGGTATTGGTGTCATTCTCTTGTACCGCCCCGATCGTTGGAACCGTGTTGGTAGAGGCTGCACGCGGATCTGTATTACGTCCGATCATCGGTATGTTAGGATTCTCTATCGCCGTGGCATTGCCTTTCGGATTCTTCTCTTTCTTCCCTTCAAAATTAAGCAATCTACCGAAATCAGGAGGTTGGTTAAATGCGGTGAAAGTTGTATTAGGATTCGTGGAGGTTGCCCTTGGATTCAAGTTCTTGATGGTAGCAGACCAGACTTACCACTGGGGATTGTTAGACCGTGAGGTTTACATCGCTATCTGGGTAGCAGTGTTCACGTTACAAGCATTGTACTTGATGGGTAAAATCAAATTCGCTCACGATAGCGACTTGCCATATATCGGAGTACCTCGTTTGGTGATGATTATTATTACCATGTCATTCGTGATCTATTTGATCCCGGGTATGTTCGGGGCACCGTTGAAAGCTTTGGCCGGATATTTCCCGCCACAAGAAACGATAGACTTCGATATTAACCGTATTGTGCGTGACAACGCGAAAGAGATCATGAAGAGTGGCGTGCAGGTGGGTGGAACACAAGGTGCCGCTAGCGCCGCATCCAACGAACCTGTGAAATACTCTGATTTCTTGCACTTGCCCCACGGGTTGGATGGTTATTTCGATTACGATCAGGCATTGAAAGCCGCACAAGCTCAAGATAAACCCTTGTTTATTGACTTCACCGGTCACGGTTGTGTGAACTGTCGTGAGATGGAACAAAGCGTTTGGTCTGATCCTCGTGTGCTTGAAATGCTGAAGAATGATTATATCATCGTGGCTCTTTACGTGGACGATAAGACTAAATTACCAGCAGAAGAGGTTTATGTGTCAGAGTATGACGGAAAGAAGAAAAACACGCTTGGAAAGAAGAATACAGACTTCCAGATCAAGCAATTCGAGTCGAACGCTCAACCGAACTATATCTTGTTAGATAGCCGTAAAGGTAATGAGAAAGTATTGAAACCGCATGTATTACAACCCGCCAGAGGTTATAATAAAGATCGGGATGCTTTCGTGAAATTCTTGCAAGACGGTTTGAAAGAGTATAAAGCTCGTGCCGGAAAGTAA
- a CDS encoding UDP-glucose dehydrogenase family protein, which yields MRIAVVGTGYVGLVSGTCLAETGVTVTCVDVNNVKIELLNHGGMPIYEPGLAELVTRNREDGRLFFTTSLREALKDADAVFIAVGTPPDEDGSADLHYVLDVAREIGEIINDYIVVVTKSTVPVGTNYKVKGVIQAALEKRGVEVAFDVASNPEFLKEGDAVNDFISPDRVVIGVESDRARRVMERLYHAFILNNTPIYFMDILSAEMTKYAANSMLATRISFMNDIANLCEIVGADVEAVKKGIGSDSRIGKKFLNAGCGYGGSCFPKDVKALIRTGDDHGHSLELLKAVERVNENQKSVLFRKITSHFGPNLTGKRFAMWGLSFKPGTDDLREAPSLVLIDKLVGAGAVVRGFDPVAMEECKRRIGDRIEYADNMYDALTDADALIVVTEWAEFKIPKFTFIEKALKHKIIFDGRNIYSPEQMKEFGYMYYGIGRKDN from the coding sequence ATGAGAATAGCTGTTGTTGGAACCGGTTATGTCGGACTTGTGTCTGGAACATGTTTAGCCGAAACGGGAGTAACCGTAACGTGTGTCGATGTTAACAATGTCAAGATCGAGTTGTTGAATCATGGGGGTATGCCTATATATGAACCCGGACTGGCCGAGCTGGTGACCCGGAACCGGGAAGATGGACGCCTCTTTTTCACTACTTCGTTGAGAGAGGCATTGAAGGATGCTGATGCTGTTTTTATTGCCGTGGGAACCCCGCCTGATGAGGATGGGAGTGCCGACCTGCACTATGTGCTGGATGTGGCTCGTGAAATCGGGGAGATCATAAATGATTATATTGTCGTGGTGACGAAATCAACGGTGCCCGTGGGAACGAATTACAAGGTGAAAGGAGTAATTCAAGCAGCTTTGGAAAAACGAGGTGTCGAGGTGGCATTTGACGTGGCTTCTAATCCGGAATTCTTGAAGGAAGGGGATGCGGTGAACGATTTTATCTCTCCGGATCGCGTGGTGATCGGGGTGGAGAGTGATCGTGCCCGTCGGGTCATGGAACGTTTATACCATGCTTTTATATTGAATAATACACCGATCTATTTTATGGATATATTGTCGGCGGAAATGACTAAATACGCGGCAAACTCGATGCTGGCTACCCGTATTTCGTTTATGAATGACATCGCTAATTTGTGTGAGATTGTCGGGGCTGACGTGGAAGCCGTGAAGAAAGGTATCGGTAGTGATTCCCGTATCGGGAAGAAATTCTTGAATGCCGGGTGCGGTTATGGCGGTTCCTGTTTCCCGAAGGACGTGAAGGCGTTGATTCGCACGGGGGATGATCACGGGCATAGCTTGGAATTGTTGAAAGCCGTCGAGCGGGTGAACGAGAACCAGAAGAGCGTGTTGTTCCGAAAGATCACTTCACACTTCGGGCCGAATTTGACGGGAAAACGTTTTGCCATGTGGGGATTGTCGTTTAAACCGGGTACGGATGATTTGCGAGAAGCTCCTTCATTGGTGTTAATTGATAAATTAGTGGGGGCCGGAGCTGTGGTACGAGGATTTGATCCGGTGGCTATGGAAGAGTGTAAGAGACGGATTGGTGATCGTATCGAATACGCGGATAATATGTATGATGCGTTGACCGATGCCGATGCCTTGATCGTGGTGACGGAATGGGCTGAATTCAAGATTCCCAAGTTTACTTTTATCGAAAAAGCATTAAAGCACAAGATTATATTTGACGGAAGAAATATATACAGTCCGGAACAGATGAAAGAATTCGGTTATATGTATTACGGAATCGGACGGAAAGACAATTAG
- a CDS encoding diacylglycerol/lipid kinase family protein translates to MVHYRILFIVNPISGFGLGWEIPYRIRHIAAYKHIEYNIRFTEYAGHAKEIVEQAKHQNYTHIIAAGGDGTVNEIGTALINTGIAFGVISLGSGNGFARHLGFSQMMNKALKQILKSETTDIDVVEINGHYSLNVSGFGFDAEVAHFFSTMKIRGIFSYIYSIVHMWFRYPGKRYVFHIDGKTWEEDCFVLSVANSSQYGNNASIAPKASLRDGLVDICILKRPKYYQIPRFLYCFMNSKIARLPYFSEIQCREAILEGDLNKAHIDGDPYTLESPVKVKVLPGVLKVIAPKLSRKKKNMTV, encoded by the coding sequence GTGGTTCATTATCGAATATTGTTTATCGTGAATCCTATATCGGGATTCGGTTTGGGCTGGGAGATTCCTTACCGGATAAGGCATATTGCGGCGTACAAACACATCGAGTACAATATACGTTTCACGGAATATGCCGGACACGCAAAAGAGATCGTGGAGCAGGCCAAGCATCAGAATTACACGCATATCATTGCGGCAGGTGGGGATGGTACAGTAAATGAAATCGGTACTGCCCTGATAAATACGGGCATCGCTTTTGGCGTGATCTCTTTAGGGAGTGGTAACGGCTTTGCCCGTCATTTAGGTTTTTCCCAGATGATGAATAAAGCGTTGAAACAGATTTTGAAAAGTGAGACCACGGATATTGATGTCGTGGAAATTAATGGCCATTACTCGTTGAACGTGAGTGGTTTTGGCTTTGATGCCGAGGTGGCACACTTTTTTAGTACCATGAAGATCCGGGGAATATTTTCTTATATCTACTCGATCGTGCATATGTGGTTTCGTTACCCCGGTAAGCGTTACGTGTTTCATATAGATGGGAAAACGTGGGAGGAAGATTGTTTCGTTTTGAGTGTTGCCAATAGTTCCCAGTATGGAAATAATGCCTCGATAGCCCCCAAAGCCTCGTTACGGGACGGGCTGGTTGATATTTGCATTTTGAAGAGGCCTAAATATTATCAAATACCTCGTTTCCTCTATTGCTTTATGAATTCCAAGATCGCTCGACTTCCTTATTTTAGCGAAATCCAATGCAGGGAGGCGATTTTGGAAGGAGACTTGAATAAAGCTCATATTGATGGAGACCCGTATACTTTGGAGTCTCCGGTAAAGGTAAAAGTACTTCCTGGAGTATTGAAAGTAATTGCCCCAAAACTATCCAGGAAGAAGAAAAATATGACGGTTTGA
- the gldE gene encoding gliding motility-associated protein GldE has product MDTDYIPLAGQIFTGAFTLIDLIFVIILLLLLLCSALISGSEVAYFSLSPSQLKYLEDNGYEKARNLQQKPNRLLATILISNNFVNVAIVVLSTYLVNSLFDFSAYPTLGFIIQVIVVTFVILLAGEIIPKLYANRSQLNMVIFMAGPLTFLSRLFRPLSALLIGSTSIISKRMDKKDNLSIDQLSKALELTKDTAINEEKDILEGIVRFGNIDAVDIIRPRINVIAIDGSSSYQQVKEIITEHGYSRMPVYEENLDNITGILYVKDLLQHLDEKEDFHWQTLIRPAYFVPETKKINDLLEEFQTKKVHLAIVVDEYGGTTGIVTMEDIIEEIVGDINDEYDEQEIVYTRDKNGAYIFEASTLLNDFYKITDIEEDSFQEVEGDADTLAGLILEIKGELPHKDEVITYKEHQFKVLEVDNRRIKKIQYKKTGQVPLSPITAPPIS; this is encoded by the coding sequence TTGGACACAGATTATATTCCCCTTGCCGGGCAGATTTTTACAGGTGCATTCACCCTCATCGATTTAATTTTCGTCATTATCCTATTGCTTTTATTATTATGCTCGGCATTAATTTCCGGTTCGGAGGTTGCCTATTTCTCACTTTCTCCCTCGCAATTGAAATACTTGGAAGACAACGGGTACGAGAAGGCCCGCAACCTGCAACAGAAACCCAACCGACTACTCGCCACGATTTTAATATCCAACAATTTCGTGAACGTGGCCATTGTCGTGCTGTCCACCTATCTGGTAAATTCATTATTTGATTTCTCGGCTTATCCCACGTTAGGTTTCATTATCCAAGTGATCGTGGTAACGTTCGTGATCTTACTGGCCGGAGAAATCATTCCTAAATTATACGCCAATCGTTCCCAGTTGAACATGGTGATTTTCATGGCAGGTCCACTGACCTTTTTATCACGCCTGTTCCGTCCGCTATCCGCCCTGTTGATCGGTTCCACCTCTATTATCAGCAAGCGCATGGATAAAAAGGACAATTTATCCATCGACCAATTATCCAAAGCCTTGGAATTAACCAAGGACACGGCAATCAACGAGGAAAAAGACATTTTGGAAGGCATTGTCCGTTTTGGTAATATTGACGCGGTTGACATCATCCGTCCCCGCATCAACGTGATCGCCATTGACGGGAGTTCAAGCTACCAACAAGTGAAAGAGATCATCACTGAACATGGCTACTCACGTATGCCCGTGTACGAGGAAAACTTGGATAACATCACGGGAATCCTCTACGTGAAGGATTTATTACAACATCTGGATGAAAAAGAGGACTTTCACTGGCAAACCTTAATCCGTCCGGCCTATTTTGTCCCAGAAACCAAAAAGATCAACGACCTGCTGGAAGAGTTCCAAACGAAAAAGGTGCACTTGGCGATTGTTGTTGATGAATACGGGGGAACCACCGGAATCGTCACGATGGAAGATATTATCGAAGAGATCGTGGGCGACATTAATGATGAATACGACGAACAGGAAATTGTTTACACGCGGGACAAGAATGGGGCATATATTTTCGAGGCCTCCACGCTGTTGAACGATTTCTACAAGATCACGGACATAGAGGAGGATTCATTTCAAGAAGTGGAGGGAGATGCTGACACCTTGGCCGGACTGATCCTTGAAATCAAGGGGGAACTTCCTCACAAGGACGAGGTGATTACATACAAAGAACATCAATTCAAAGTACTCGAAGTTGACAACAGGCGAATCAAGAAAATTCAATACAAAAAGACCGGGCAAGTCCCTCTCTCGCCTATAACTGCCCCGCCGATAAGCTAG
- a CDS encoding alkaline phosphatase family protein has product MKKLLLLASVLAWVSGVFAEEKPKLIVGVVISHFYPEWMDMYANELSENGLKRIMKQGVRVNMNYNYFYTQTGVDHASIYTGMLPTEHGIVSRAWYDRLRRKRQYSTRSDRYTEIGDQQADSIKSLSPDYLQTMSLGSAMKWNNPMSRVFSIAMNGDEAVLSGGSSADMAIWFSEKTGKWVSSSYYRSELPEWLRMYNTWVESDHFVNKGWMMLSDEDKSAARIRLTNHFYYDIARAKKEYNTYRVLKATPYANTLVRVLAEKLIDEERLGVDNDPDLLALNFSCLDYMSRDFTIDSSEEKDMLIRLDMDIAALVSKLDTRVGKGNYTLFVTFSEMRELMPEDLRKIKVNSDYFSIFKSVALLKSYLGLVYGPGDWISDYDQGQIYLNRDLIEQKKINLKEMQDKVADFMIEFEGVAKVMTAYSLTHTSFPEGVNRLVQNSFSHKRSGDVFFCIHPTWVSELKELEDTYFRHTKRPIVPLYLYGAGVKADLKGNYTMSDLLPTLCKILGINVPYTAHGKAMF; this is encoded by the coding sequence GTGAAAAAGTTGTTGTTATTAGCGAGTGTATTGGCTTGGGTATCTGGTGTTTTCGCGGAAGAAAAACCGAAATTGATAGTGGGAGTGGTAATCAGTCATTTTTATCCAGAATGGATGGATATGTATGCTAACGAATTGTCGGAGAATGGTTTGAAACGGATCATGAAACAAGGAGTCCGGGTGAATATGAATTATAACTATTTTTACACGCAAACCGGGGTGGATCACGCATCGATTTACACGGGTATGTTACCCACAGAACATGGGATCGTGTCGAGGGCGTGGTACGATCGTTTACGCCGGAAACGTCAGTATTCTACTCGATCCGATCGTTATACGGAAATCGGTGATCAACAGGCGGATAGTATAAAAAGTTTGTCTCCCGATTATTTGCAGACGATGAGCTTGGGGAGCGCCATGAAATGGAATAATCCCATGTCCCGGGTGTTCAGTATTGCCATGAATGGTGACGAAGCTGTTCTAAGTGGGGGAAGTAGTGCCGATATGGCCATCTGGTTCAGCGAGAAAACGGGTAAATGGGTGTCCTCTTCTTATTATCGTTCGGAATTACCCGAATGGTTGAGAATGTATAATACATGGGTCGAGAGCGATCATTTCGTGAATAAAGGATGGATGATGTTGTCTGACGAGGATAAGTCGGCTGCCCGTATTCGCCTGACGAATCATTTCTATTATGATATAGCCCGGGCAAAGAAGGAATATAATACTTACCGGGTTTTGAAAGCTACACCTTACGCGAATACATTGGTACGTGTGTTGGCCGAAAAATTGATTGACGAGGAAAGGTTGGGAGTGGATAATGATCCGGATTTGCTGGCCTTGAACTTTTCCTGTTTAGACTATATGTCCCGGGATTTCACGATAGATTCGAGCGAGGAGAAAGATATGTTGATCCGTTTGGATATGGATATTGCGGCATTGGTAAGTAAGTTGGATACCCGGGTCGGGAAAGGAAACTACACGCTGTTCGTGACCTTTTCCGAGATGCGGGAATTGATGCCGGAGGATTTGCGGAAGATTAAAGTGAACTCTGATTATTTTAGTATATTTAAATCTGTGGCCTTGTTGAAGTCTTACTTGGGTTTGGTTTACGGGCCGGGTGACTGGATTTCCGATTATGATCAGGGACAAATCTATTTGAACCGGGATCTGATCGAGCAGAAGAAGATAAATCTGAAAGAAATGCAGGATAAAGTGGCTGATTTTATGATCGAGTTCGAAGGGGTAGCCAAAGTCATGACAGCCTATTCATTAACGCACACTTCCTTCCCGGAAGGGGTAAATCGGTTGGTTCAGAATTCGTTTTCTCACAAACGTAGTGGGGATGTCTTTTTCTGTATCCATCCGACTTGGGTTTCGGAACTGAAAGAGTTGGAGGATACTTATTTTCGGCATACCAAGCGTCCGATTGTTCCCCTGTATTTATACGGTGCGGGAGTGAAGGCCGATTTGAAAGGGAACTACACGATGTCGGATTTATTACCTACTTTGTGTAAGATATTGGGAATAAATGTTCCTTACACGGCACATGGGAAGGCAATGTTTTAG
- a CDS encoding IS3 family transposase: MTEHLCNSLGYSKQAYYKSLRADRGGEERERYVLSIVQDIRRDMPNLGVNKLWNMLGSNGLPVGRDWLYRLLHLHDLMIKQKKYRVITTDSRAWHRQYPNLVKGLRVTRPNQVWVSDITYLSTSAGFVYLSLVTDAYSRRITGWEVHPTLDSSGPVKALCRALATLPPNFSDKLVHHSDRGGQYCSSLYTGILKEHGIQVSVTQDGSPYDNGIAERVNGILKREWLNDMVLRDIDQARMQVERIIGIYNTRRPHMAIGLKVPDQAHRDKKELFARVMY, from the coding sequence GTGACGGAACACCTTTGCAATTCCCTTGGCTACAGCAAGCAGGCTTATTACAAGAGCCTCCGTGCCGATCGTGGAGGCGAGGAACGCGAGCGTTACGTTCTTTCCATCGTCCAGGATATTCGCCGTGACATGCCTAACCTCGGGGTTAATAAATTGTGGAACATGCTGGGGTCTAACGGGCTTCCCGTCGGTCGGGATTGGCTTTATCGTTTACTTCACCTTCACGATTTAATGATAAAACAGAAGAAGTACCGGGTCATCACGACGGATTCCCGGGCGTGGCATCGCCAGTACCCGAACCTGGTGAAAGGGCTTCGAGTTACCCGCCCCAACCAGGTATGGGTCAGTGATATCACGTACCTGTCAACGAGTGCCGGTTTCGTGTATCTCTCGCTGGTAACCGACGCTTATTCCCGGCGGATCACGGGGTGGGAAGTTCACCCCACCCTGGACTCGTCCGGTCCCGTGAAGGCGTTGTGCCGGGCGTTGGCAACGCTACCTCCCAACTTTAGCGATAAGCTTGTTCATCACTCGGATCGGGGTGGGCAATACTGCTCCTCGCTGTACACCGGGATATTGAAAGAACACGGTATTCAAGTCAGCGTGACACAAGATGGCTCCCCTTACGATAACGGTATCGCCGAGAGAGTGAACGGGATTTTGAAACGGGAATGGTTAAACGATATGGTCTTGAGAGATATTGACCAGGCGAGAATGCAAGTGGAGAGAATCATCGGGATATACAACACCAGAAGACCACACATGGCTATCGGGTTGAAAGTTCCGGACCAGGCACACCGCGATAAAAAAGAGTTATTCGCCAGGGTCATGTATTGA
- a CDS encoding Rne/Rng family ribonuclease, whose translation MNTELVIDVKAEEVVIALLKDKRLVELTTEKTSVKFAVGDIYYGKVKKIMPGLNAAFVNVGYEKDAFLHYLDLSPQFYSLDSYIKQCIARKGMPVAKLKLEPEISKNGKIGDVLSVGQYVAVQVAKEPISTKGPRLTSELSIAGRHLVLMPFSEKVSVSQKIKSVEERKRLKRLIESIRPKNFGVIVRTVAEGKNAELFDSELTELVERFETAFKHLRDIEPPKLILGEIDRTSVILRDILNPSFENIYVNDLALSKEIKRYISTIAPEKEGIVKFVSTEVPIFDHFGVDKQIKSSLGRTVSFKNGAYLIIEHTEAFHVIDVNSGNRVKLGDDQESNALEVNLAAADEVARQLQLRDMGGIIVIDFIDMQQAENRQKLFDKMRSAMELDRAKHTILPLSKFGLMQITRQRVRPEMTVTTTETCPVCHGTGKADAAVLVIDKIEDQLEFLVEEKKIKNLVLKVHPFVEAYLKKGFWSLRRKWAFKHHIHLKVVGVPSFYIYEYKFFNRFNREIEPE comes from the coding sequence GTGAATACTGAGTTAGTCATAGATGTAAAAGCGGAAGAAGTAGTAATCGCCTTGTTAAAGGACAAGCGGTTGGTAGAGTTGACAACGGAGAAGACTAGCGTTAAATTTGCGGTAGGTGACATCTATTACGGGAAAGTGAAGAAAATCATGCCCGGTTTGAATGCCGCTTTCGTTAATGTCGGCTATGAAAAGGATGCCTTCCTGCATTACCTTGATCTCAGTCCCCAGTTTTATTCTTTGGATAGCTATATAAAGCAATGTATAGCCCGGAAGGGGATGCCTGTAGCCAAATTAAAACTGGAGCCGGAAATCAGTAAAAACGGGAAGATCGGGGACGTGCTTTCTGTCGGCCAATATGTGGCCGTGCAGGTCGCGAAAGAACCTATTTCCACCAAGGGTCCGCGCTTGACCTCCGAGTTGAGTATTGCCGGCCGCCACCTAGTTCTGATGCCTTTCTCGGAAAAGGTATCCGTGTCACAAAAGATAAAATCGGTCGAAGAACGGAAGCGTTTGAAAAGACTGATTGAAAGTATACGCCCCAAGAATTTCGGGGTGATCGTGAGAACTGTCGCCGAAGGCAAGAATGCCGAGCTATTTGACAGTGAATTAACAGAACTTGTTGAACGTTTCGAGACCGCGTTCAAACATCTTCGGGATATAGAGCCTCCCAAGCTGATTTTGGGAGAGATTGACCGAACCAGCGTTATTCTCCGGGATATATTGAATCCCTCGTTCGAGAACATTTATGTGAATGATTTAGCATTGAGTAAAGAAATTAAGCGTTATATCAGCACGATAGCTCCGGAGAAAGAAGGTATCGTTAAATTTGTGTCAACCGAGGTACCGATCTTCGATCATTTTGGGGTGGACAAGCAAATCAAGTCTTCGCTGGGACGTACCGTTTCGTTTAAAAACGGGGCATACCTCATTATAGAACACACGGAAGCTTTTCATGTGATAGACGTGAATAGCGGGAATCGTGTGAAATTGGGCGATGATCAGGAATCAAATGCCCTGGAAGTAAACTTGGCTGCTGCCGACGAGGTGGCTCGTCAGTTACAATTGCGAGACATGGGAGGTATTATCGTGATCGACTTTATTGATATGCAACAGGCGGAGAACCGCCAGAAGTTGTTCGATAAGATGCGTTCGGCAATGGAACTCGATCGTGCCAAGCATACCATACTCCCTCTGAGTAAATTCGGATTAATGCAAATCACGCGCCAGCGGGTACGTCCGGAAATGACCGTGACGACCACGGAGACTTGTCCCGTGTGTCATGGAACCGGTAAGGCCGATGCTGCTGTTTTAGTGATTGATAAGATTGAAGATCAGCTTGAGTTCTTGGTCGAAGAGAAGAAAATCAAGAATCTGGTATTGAAAGTACACCCCTTCGTGGAGGCGTATTTGAAAAAAGGTTTCTGGTCTTTGCGTAGGAAGTGGGCTTTCAAGCACCATATCCATTTAAAGGTGGTCGGAGTTCCCTCTTTTTATATTTACGAATATAAGTTTTTTAATCGTTTTAATAGAGAAATAGAACCCGAGTAG